A region of the Candidatus Methylomirabilota bacterium genome:
GCGACGCAGACAGGTGCGGAGACGCACAGGCCAGGCGGAATGACGGGCCAGAACAGAAGGCGATACCCCGCGGCAAGCCGCGGGGTAGTTCATACGACGACCAGCCCCTATCAGTACAGACGATGGCCCCGACTCATGTGCCGATACGAGCGTCATCGTATCGAATGAACTCTACGCCCAGGTCCCGGCACACTTGGCGAAAACCGGGATTGATGAGCGCGCGCCGGACGCCGTCGCGACGGCGCGCGATCTCCCCACGCGCCATGCCGCGCCCGCGCCCATAAAACGCCCGCATCTCCTCGTCGTCGTGCACCGGATGGCTCACCAAGGTGTAGGTCCCAGGGGACACCTGTCGCAACTGCTCAACCCACCACTCCACCAGGTTGGCGGGGCGCGTCTGTGGGCTCGGCAGCCAGGGAACGGTCGCGGCACAAATGAGATTTTCGCGCCGGCACAGTTCTGCGAGGCGCTCTCTCAGACCCGTCACCGAACCTACGCACATGTGCTCATCGAGGTAAGAGATGTGGAGCCCATGCCGGCGCGCCGCATCAAGCTGAGCTTGCACCTCGGCGATCGCTTCGTTAATGCTCACGCCTCGATCTCGCAGTACGTCGGGGTGGGTCGTGAAATAGCCGTTTGCGTCTACGAGCGACGGAACCTTTTCGCGCGGAAGCACCGGGCCCCATTTCGGGAACTCCCATTCGGCATTCAATGTCGCGTGCAAACCCAGACAGACATCGTCGCGCCCTGCGAATAGTCGAACTGCATCGTTGAACGCAGGAGCCTGCACCATCACGCTCACGTTACGGAGAACGCCTTGCTCGCAACATTCTAAAAGCGCACGGTTCGCGCTGCGCGAGCAACCGGCGTCGTCGCCGCGTGTGACCAGTCGAACACGTATCTCGGTAGGTGTGGCGTCAGGTTTCATGGTCGCCGTGATCAACTCTTAAAACTCGAAGCAGGTCATGGTTTACGGTGGGCGGTGGCCGAAAGGCTGAAATCAAGTAAAGCATGAAATGAACCTGAGTGTCAAAACAAAAGTGGGTGGCCCCTCTTCTCGCTTGACAGCAGCGCCCGGACAGGGTATGAAAGAGGCCATATGCACGGCGAGATCCTGATCGTTATTCCAGCATGCTCGGATCGGATCCCTTCCTTTCCTCCTTTCTCCTCCAGTGGGTGTGGCCCTGGTCTTCTGTCTGGGCGTGCTCTATATCTGTTTCATCTACGTGACGATCGTCGGGAGATTGTCTTCATGGCCAAAGCGTAAGTACGGATGCACGGAGACAGTGTGAAAGTGATGGACGCGCCAGTGTACGATTCGGCCCGTCGCCAGCCGCCGATGTTCGAAGAACTGTTCGACATCGTGCGGTATCGGGATCTGGTGGTGCAGTTGGTGCGGCGAGATATCGTGACCCGTTATAAACGCTCGGTATTCGGTGTGGCGTGGACGATGCTCCAACCGCTCGCGATGATGATGGTGCTGACCATTGCCTTCTCTCAGGTCCTCGGAACGACCCGATCCTATGCTGCGTACACCCTGAGCGGTCTGGTGTTCTGGCAGTTTTTCGCCCAGACGACGATGATGGCCTCGCGCCAGTTGATCGCGGGTGGGAGCCTGCTCCACCGGATCTACATTCCCAAAACTCTCTTTGCGTTCTCCGCCATCGGAACAGGCTTGATCCACATGCTCCTGTCGCTCATCCCCATGGGAGTCGTTATGGTGGCGACGGGCACTCCGCTCAGACTCACGGCCCTGTTGCTCCCGGTTCCGATCCTGTTCTTGGTTGCCTTTTCCCTTGGGATCGGCCTCCTGATCTCGGCTGGAGCCGCATACTTTCCCGATGTGAACGAGATCTATGAGATCGTACTGAGCGCCTGGATGTATCTGACCCCCATTATCTACCAAGAGGACATCATCCCGGAATCGGCCCGCTTTTTTGTGTTGACGTTGAACCCGATGCACCACCTGCTCCGACTGTTCCGTTTGATCCTCTACCAAGGGGTGTGGCCGAGCTCCACGCAGCTCGCTTCGGCAGTGGTTGCAGCGTTCACGACGCTTGCAATCGGGTGGATCGTCTTTACGAGGAAAGCGAATGAGTTGGCCTATCGAGTCTGAGCCGCGCGAAGTGGTCCTTCGGCTGGAGCGGGTGTCGGTCCGCTATCGGGTAATGCGCGAAAGGATCGACACCATCAGGGCGTATCTGATACACCAGCTCAAGCAGCGGGTGCGTTACGATGAATTCTGGGCGCTTCAAGACGTGGACCTGGAGGTGTACAAGGGCGAGGTTCTGGGGGTTATCGGACGGAACGGCGCCGGGAAGAGCACCCTCCTTAAGGTTGTCTCCCGTGTGCTTCAGCCCACCAAAGGGCGAGTATGGATCAAGGGGCAGGTCGCGCCCCTCCTGGAGCTGAGCGCGGGATTTCACCCGGAACTCACCGGGCGAGAAAATATCTTCCTGAACGGCGCCCTGCTGGGTTTTTTGCGGAAAGAGATGGAGGCGAAAATCGATCAGATCGTAGAGTTTGCCGAATTGTGGGACTTCATTGACGCGCCGCTGAGGACCTATTCGTCGGGGATGACGGCCAGGCTCGGTTTTGCCATCGCCACCGACGTCAGGCCCGATATTCTCATTGTGGACGAGGTGCTGG
Encoded here:
- a CDS encoding ChbG/HpnK family deacetylase, whose amino-acid sequence is MKPDATPTEIRVRLVTRGDDAGCSRSANRALLECCEQGVLRNVSVMVQAPAFNDAVRLFAGRDDVCLGLHATLNAEWEFPKWGPVLPREKVPSLVDANGYFTTHPDVLRDRGVSINEAIAEVQAQLDAARRHGLHISYLDEHMCVGSVTGLRERLAELCRRENLICAATVPWLPSPQTRPANLVEWWVEQLRQVSPGTYTLVSHPVHDDEEMRAFYGRGRGMARGEIARRRDGVRRALINPGFRQVCRDLGVEFIRYDDARIGT
- a CDS encoding ABC transporter ATP-binding protein, which gives rise to MSWPIESEPREVVLRLERVSVRYRVMRERIDTIRAYLIHQLKQRVRYDEFWALQDVDLEVYKGEVLGVIGRNGAGKSTLLKVVSRVLQPTKGRVWIKGQVAPLLELSAGFHPELTGRENIFLNGALLGFLRKEMEAKIDQIVEFAELWDFIDAPLRTYSSGMTARLGFAIATDVRPDILIVDEVLAVGDEAFRQKSEARMRGFQARGTTILFVSHTAAAIKTMCQRAVWLDKGMVRMVGEAENVLNIYQQECQS
- a CDS encoding ABC transporter permease, coding for MDAPVYDSARRQPPMFEELFDIVRYRDLVVQLVRRDIVTRYKRSVFGVAWTMLQPLAMMMVLTIAFSQVLGTTRSYAAYTLSGLVFWQFFAQTTMMASRQLIAGGSLLHRIYIPKTLFAFSAIGTGLIHMLLSLIPMGVVMVATGTPLRLTALLLPVPILFLVAFSLGIGLLISAGAAYFPDVNEIYEIVLSAWMYLTPIIYQEDIIPESARFFVLTLNPMHHLLRLFRLILYQGVWPSSTQLASAVVAAFTTLAIGWIVFTRKANELAYRV